TTCAATGAATTTATATTAAGAGAAAAATTTTTTAATTATTCTATTTATGTGTTTGGTGAGTTTTCAGAAAATACATTAACTAAAATTTCATATTATCAATTACCTAATATAGGTACATTATCAAAAAGTGCCGAGTTACAATTATTAATTTGTGGAAATGAAAAAACAGAAGCGGCAAAGTTTTTGTCTAATTCATTTTTAAATTTGAATAAATCATATCCAGATATAAGTAAAATTAAAATAAATATAAAGAATAATATACCTAATTTAGATTATATTTTAAATCTTTTAAGTATCATTGGTTTTCAAAAAGAACTGGTACTAGAAAAAGAATTTGACGATGCAGATTTAATAATATATTCATATTTTATAAAATAAATATAAGTTAGGTGTAATTAAAATGCAAATATCAAATATAAGATGGGAAATTGAACCAAGATGTAACCTTAAATGTAAACATTGTTTTATAGGATCAAAGTTAGATGATTACTCAGAATTAAAATTTGAAGATGCAAAAAGGATAATAGATAAATTGGTTGTATATGGTACTAAAAGTATATTTCTTTCTACAAAAGAACCACTTCTATTTAAAGATATAGATAAGCTTATATTATATTGCACAATAAAAGGTATTCATACTGAACTAATCACAAATGGGATATTGTTGCAAGATGAATTATTTGCAGAAAGAATTATAAATAGTGGGGTAGGCTCTATTAGTATAAGTTTAGAAGGTATAAGTAAAGAATCAAATGATTACATACGTGGTGAAGGAACATTAGAAAAGATAATAAATGCATTGAACGTATTAAAAAAAATAGCTAATTCAAAAAAACAAGTACCTATAGTAATTCAAATGTCTTTAAATAAAAAAAATAAAATTGAAGCAAAGCATATACCAGAATTTTTTAATGCTCTTCCAATTGACGCTCTTGTAATTGGCGGTCTTTCGATGGATGGAAATGCAAAAGATAATAGTGATTTACTTTTAACTCCAGATGAATTTGTACAAACATGGGAGATTATTTTAGAAAATTATTTTAAATTAAATGAAAAGAGATTCTATATTAATTCTAAATCATTTCTTCCTATAGAAGCTATCTATTATAATCTTTTTTATAATACTGATTTTTGTCCTATACCCCCAAGATGTGGGTTTTTAACAGGAAGTTATTCTTTGCTTCCAAATGGAGATATAGTGCCATGTGTAGCTATTTTAGACAAAGAAAATGAAATTGGGATTTTACCAAAAGTAAATTTTATTAAAGAAAATGAAAGCGAAGAGAAAGTTGAACAATTTGCAAATTTCAAAACTAAATTAAACCAATTAATTAAAAGCAATAAGCCTGAAAGTTGTTTATCTTGCTATTGGGAAAATGAGTGTATTCCTTGCCCATCGGGCATAATACAGAAACAATTTAATAATGAAATATCGGCAAGATGCATAAATGCAAAAAAAAGAATTGAGAGTTATTTAAAAGATGTTAAAAGAAGTGCAAATAATTATTATATTTTTGTTCGAGAAAATACTCTTTTCCATATTAAAACGGATAAATTGATTCTTATAAGGTATTACGAACATGGGGGATTATTTAAAAAAGTATATAAATCTGATCTGCAAAAAATAAATATTTTGCAGAAAATCTTTGATAATAAAGAGATTAAGTTAGAAGATTTAATAAATGAATTTAATAATTATCAAGCTCTGATTAATTTTTTGAAAACATTAGTATATGATAATTTTATATTATTTAGGAGGATTTAAGAATGGTAGATATTATAAATTATTTACCAAAACTTGATGAACAAAATCTCTTATATAAAAGATTAGAGGAAGATGGGAGTCTTATTTTCTTAAGCAAAAAACATCCTGAAACGCAACAATTGAGTCTAAATGATGTTGGTAGGTTTATATTAGAACAATGCAATGGAAAAACTACAATAGGTGAAATTGTAAATAGAATATTAAAGGAATATTATGGTGCTTCCAAAGAAAAAATAACAAATGATGTAATTAATATATTACATAGTTTATGGAGATTTGGATTAATTCAATGGATTGGTGAAAATCCGTTACTTTCACTATTTTATAATATGAATGATGGAGATTTTACTTTTAAAATGCTTTATGAAGATCAAGTAATAGAAACTTTAGAAAAAC
This Caldicellulosiruptoraceae bacterium PP1 DNA region includes the following protein-coding sequences:
- a CDS encoding radical SAM protein gives rise to the protein MQISNIRWEIEPRCNLKCKHCFIGSKLDDYSELKFEDAKRIIDKLVVYGTKSIFLSTKEPLLFKDIDKLILYCTIKGIHTELITNGILLQDELFAERIINSGVGSISISLEGISKESNDYIRGEGTLEKIINALNVLKKIANSKKQVPIVIQMSLNKKNKIEAKHIPEFFNALPIDALVIGGLSMDGNAKDNSDLLLTPDEFVQTWEIILENYFKLNEKRFYINSKSFLPIEAIYYNLFYNTDFCPIPPRCGFLTGSYSLLPNGDIVPCVAILDKENEIGILPKVNFIKENESEEKVEQFANFKTKLNQLIKSNKPESCLSCYWENECIPCPSGIIQKQFNNEISARCINAKKRIESYLKDVKRSANNYYIFVRENTLFHIKTDKLILIRYYEHGGLFKKVYKSDLQKINILQKIFDNKEIKLEDLINEFNNYQALINFLKTLVYDNFILFRRI
- a CDS encoding PqqD family protein — encoded protein: MVDIINYLPKLDEQNLLYKRLEEDGSLIFLSKKHPETQQLSLNDVGRFILEQCNGKTTIGEIVNRILKEYYGASKEKITNDVINILHSLWRFGLIQWIGENPLLSLFYNMNDGDFTFKMLYEDQVIETLEKLKKKQHFINPYIDEKIAYSETAVRQKVFIFIETFFA